In Acidobacteriota bacterium, a genomic segment contains:
- the murD gene encoding UDP-N-acetylmuramoyl-L-alanine--D-glutamate ligase, which yields MKDYKGMNVLILGFGKSGEESFKFLLKRGATITVSDVNENIIVPDEYLKENVKFVFGPHKVEDFINKDMIVVSPGVSWDVEPLRVAREKGIRVIPEVQLAYENIKGNIIGITGSNGKSTTAALVHKILNYSGIPAFLAGNIGYPLVSFVDKSSEKDLIVTELSSFQLEGIENFRIKLSSILNITPDHLDRHRSFEEYVMAKKRIFLFQTKEDFSLFNSDDPVSFSLSKESRAKLMMFSRERVVEYGSFVRKEKIIFSDGIKEREIITIKEIPLKGIHNLENVLAAVPISALFVDDDEKIRNAIADFRGLEHRMEFVDEINGVEFYNDSKATNVDAALKSLQSFEKKVVAILGGRDKAGDFTKLRETVRGSTKAIILIGEARDKIRKALNGTTSFFEGTSMDEAVEKAYELSLPGDVVLLAPACASFDMFKNFEDRGMKFKESVFKLKRRGKTF from the coding sequence ATGAAAGACTATAAAGGAATGAATGTTTTAATCCTTGGTTTTGGGAAATCAGGAGAAGAATCTTTCAAATTCCTTTTAAAAAGAGGAGCTACAATAACAGTATCTGATGTAAATGAGAATATTATAGTTCCAGATGAATATTTAAAAGAAAATGTAAAATTTGTCTTTGGGCCTCACAAGGTTGAGGATTTTATAAATAAGGATATGATTGTGGTAAGCCCTGGTGTTTCCTGGGATGTAGAGCCATTGAGAGTGGCAAGAGAAAAAGGAATTAGAGTTATCCCTGAAGTTCAACTTGCTTATGAAAATATCAAGGGAAATATAATAGGAATCACTGGTTCAAATGGAAAGTCCACAACCGCAGCTCTTGTACATAAAATATTAAACTATTCAGGAATTCCAGCGTTTTTGGCGGGAAATATCGGATATCCCCTTGTATCTTTTGTAGATAAATCTAGTGAAAAAGATTTAATCGTAACAGAACTCAGCTCTTTTCAACTCGAAGGAATTGAAAATTTTCGGATAAAACTATCATCAATTTTAAATATAACCCCTGACCATTTAGACAGACATCGATCCTTTGAAGAATATGTAATGGCAAAGAAAAGAATTTTTCTCTTCCAGACAAAAGAGGATTTTTCTTTGTTCAACTCAGATGATCCAGTTTCTTTCAGTCTTTCTAAAGAATCCAGGGCTAAATTGATGATGTTTTCAAGAGAAAGAGTTGTTGAGTATGGTAGCTTTGTAAGGAAAGAAAAGATAATTTTTTCCGATGGGATAAAAGAAAGAGAAATAATAACAATTAAAGAGATTCCTTTAAAGGGGATTCATAATTTAGAAAATGTACTCGCTGCTGTTCCAATCTCAGCGCTTTTTGTAGATGACGATGAAAAGATAAGAAATGCAATAGCAGATTTTAGAGGACTTGAGCATAGGATGGAATTTGTGGACGAAATAAATGGAGTTGAATTCTATAATGATTCCAAAGCAACCAATGTAGATGCAGCTCTGAAGTCTTTGCAGAGCTTCGAGAAGAAAGTTGTAGCAATCTTAGGTGGAAGAGATAAAGCTGGGGATTTTACTAAATTAAGAGAGACTGTGAGAGGAAGTACTAAAGCAATAATACTGATAGGAGAAGCAAGGGATAAGATACGGAAAGCATTAAACGGTACAACTTCATTTTTTGAAGGAACATCGATGGATGAGGCAGTGGAAAAAGCTTATGAGTTAAGTTTACCTGGAGATGTAGTACTTTTAGCACCTGCCTGTGCCAGTTTTGATATGTTTAAAAATTTTGAAGATAGAGGAATGAAATTTAAGGAATCTGTTTTTAAATTAAAAAGAAGAGGGAAGACTTTTTAA
- the ftsW gene encoding putative lipid II flippase FtsW, with the protein MEGKIDRLFLICIILLVLIGLIMVFSSSGVISGNPFKFFIKQLFFNVFGFIILFYIVSKKKPFYSNVIFIHVLLFLSFILLILALFSKPINGTRRWIEFFGFTFQPSELAKLSIILFLSYYFSLKRVEKISFYAVPAVIVIVFSFLIISEPDFGSGVLILAIAAGMFYFSGIKIRYLGIGLAAILPFLVFSAVSSEYRLDRILSFLFPFTDIRGRDFQIYQSLLAVGSGGFTGVGLGKSVQKLFYLPQAQTDFIFAVIGEELGFVGCISVLSLIFIVLWRIFLISKKSREFFFMLLSAGIGIHVALQAFLNISMVLKLLPTKGLPLPFVGYGGSSLLVLLIESGIVLSTSKRRY; encoded by the coding sequence ATGGAAGGAAAGATCGATCGCCTTTTTCTTATCTGTATCATACTTTTAGTTTTAATTGGATTGATTATGGTTTTCAGTTCCTCTGGTGTTATTTCTGGAAATCCTTTTAAGTTTTTTATCAAGCAGTTATTTTTTAATGTATTCGGATTCATCATTTTATTCTACATTGTTTCCAAGAAAAAACCTTTTTACAGTAACGTAATTTTTATTCATGTTCTTCTGTTCCTTTCCTTTATTCTGCTCATCCTTGCTCTTTTTTCAAAGCCAATAAATGGAACCCGCCGATGGATAGAATTTTTTGGTTTCACATTCCAGCCCTCAGAATTAGCCAAATTGAGTATCATTCTTTTCTTATCCTATTATTTTTCTCTGAAAAGAGTAGAAAAAATCTCTTTTTATGCAGTGCCCGCTGTGATTGTGATTGTTTTTTCATTCCTTATCATTTCTGAACCAGATTTTGGGTCAGGGGTATTGATTTTAGCAATTGCTGCGGGAATGTTTTATTTTTCTGGGATAAAAATAAGATATCTTGGGATTGGCTTAGCTGCAATTTTACCTTTTTTAGTATTTTCAGCTGTTAGTTCAGAGTACAGGCTTGATAGAATATTGTCATTTTTGTTCCCTTTTACTGATATAAGAGGAAGAGATTTTCAAATTTATCAATCTTTACTTGCTGTGGGGTCTGGAGGATTTACTGGAGTGGGTTTGGGTAAGAGTGTCCAGAAGCTATTCTATCTTCCCCAGGCGCAAACAGATTTTATATTTGCTGTGATAGGTGAGGAGCTCGGCTTTGTCGGGTGTATATCAGTTTTAAGTTTAATTTTTATAGTTCTCTGGAGAATATTTCTTATCTCAAAGAAATCAAGAGAGTTTTTTTTCATGCTGCTCTCAGCAGGAATAGGGATTCATGTAGCTTTGCAGGCTTTTTTGAACATTTCAATGGTTTTAAAATTATTACCAACGAAAGGTCTTCCATTACCTTTTGTAGGATATGGTGGATCATCGCTTCTCGTATTATTAATAGAATCAGGGATTGTATTAAGCACTTCAAAAAGAAGGTATTGA
- the ftsZ gene encoding cell division protein FtsZ yields the protein MNREESSKDIKFSFVDEEYRGPLIKVIGVGGGGGNAVNNLIEEGIEGVELIGINTDSQDLSECKAPIKYQIGKKITRGLGAGSDPEIGRKAAEEDTDRLTELIAGADLVFVTACLGGGTGSGAAPYIANLSTQMEILTISIVIKPLETEGIEKAKIAEKALRELKESSDILIPISNQNLVDVCNEKENLTVEEAFKLADDVLMQAVNGISEIMRKKGRINLDFADLKTIVKKRGIGLISKGFGSGERRVELAVESALKNPMLEDITINGAKSLLLNIKGGKNLSFQEMNYAAKLIRDYADPNAFFIFGLMIDEKLEDEVVILVIAAGFDPVMEERILVQSLNFERTQHPFFIHPSVVSSTPNYLTTPSDLANMNTPSYRRKPK from the coding sequence ATGAACAGAGAGGAGTCTTCAAAAGATATAAAATTTTCTTTTGTAGATGAAGAATATAGAGGTCCATTGATTAAAGTGATTGGAGTAGGAGGAGGAGGAGGAAATGCAGTAAATAATCTAATTGAGGAGGGAATTGAAGGTGTTGAATTAATTGGAATAAATACAGATTCTCAGGATTTATCGGAATGTAAAGCTCCTATTAAATATCAAATTGGGAAAAAAATAACTCGAGGGCTCGGGGCTGGTTCTGACCCCGAAATTGGCAGAAAAGCTGCAGAAGAGGATACCGATAGGTTAACCGAGCTTATAGCTGGGGCTGACCTTGTTTTTGTAACTGCATGCCTTGGTGGAGGAACTGGTTCTGGAGCAGCTCCTTACATAGCAAATCTTTCAACTCAAATGGAGATCTTAACCATATCAATTGTGATAAAACCCCTTGAGACTGAAGGGATTGAGAAAGCTAAGATAGCTGAGAAAGCTTTAAGAGAACTCAAAGAGAGTTCAGATATTCTAATCCCTATTTCAAATCAAAATCTTGTGGATGTGTGCAATGAAAAAGAAAATTTAACCGTTGAAGAAGCATTTAAACTGGCTGACGATGTGCTGATGCAAGCTGTGAATGGGATATCGGAAATAATGAGAAAGAAAGGAAGAATTAATTTAGATTTTGCAGATTTAAAAACAATAGTAAAGAAAAGAGGAATAGGTTTAATTAGCAAGGGATTCGGTTCAGGAGAGAGGAGAGTGGAATTAGCAGTTGAATCAGCTCTGAAGAATCCAATGCTTGAGGATATAACAATAAACGGAGCCAAATCTCTGTTGTTAAACATCAAGGGAGGGAAAAATCTTTCATTCCAGGAGATGAATTATGCTGCAAAATTAATTAGAGATTATGCAGATCCTAACGCATTTTTTATCTTTGGCCTTATGATAGATGAAAAACTTGAAGATGAGGTTGTCATTCTTGTTATCGCTGCTGGTTTTGACCCGGTTATGGAAGAGAGAATACTGGTTCAATCTTTGAATTTTGAAAGAACTCAACATCCATTTTTTATCCACCCTTCTGTAGTTTCTTCAACCCCCAACTATCTCACCACTCCTTCTGACCTAGCAAACATGAACACTCCATCTTATCGGAGAAAACCTAAATAG
- the murF gene encoding UDP-N-acetylmuramoyl-tripeptide--D-alanyl-D-alanine ligase gives MCELTLYEAAEYMEGKILQGDRNMRFRKFNVDTRKTVEGELFFAIRGKRDGHQFLRDGLEKGASGVVVSQKIFLNDFKDRGVIFVDDTLVSLQKLAKKIIEKFNPLVIAITGSIGKTTTKEFTHELISSRLRAKKSYANYNNHIGVPLSIMELDEKDEAIVLEMAMSSPGEIRKLIEIAPPDVSVITNVNPVHLEFFPSIEQIALAKKEILEGTKINGKAVLNGDDILVKKISNDFRGERIFFGEGEKNDICIENIRSWMPYSYSFSIRYGSRGEYPLNLNNFSYSMVLNLAAALGVSYILGIEFPSLKKKIERLRPFEMRGNIIELENGILLIDESYNSNPKALEMALNEFSKMKNKKKIAVLGDMLELGKDSEKYHREIGKLISNLHISMLITVGETSMLISEEAVKNGLTPNRTVHFLNSDEASNEIEKFLESDSFILIKGSRAIGMDKIVERLVKKFGKTESEEF, from the coding sequence ATGTGTGAGCTGACACTTTATGAAGCTGCAGAATACATGGAAGGGAAAATTTTGCAAGGTGATAGGAACATGAGGTTTCGAAAGTTCAATGTGGATACAAGAAAGACAGTAGAAGGAGAGCTCTTTTTTGCAATCAGAGGAAAAAGAGATGGGCACCAGTTCTTAAGGGATGGCCTTGAAAAGGGAGCTTCAGGAGTTGTCGTATCTCAAAAGATTTTTTTAAATGATTTTAAAGATAGAGGCGTTATTTTTGTGGATGATACTCTTGTATCCTTGCAGAAACTTGCAAAGAAAATAATTGAGAAATTTAATCCTTTGGTGATTGCTATTACAGGAAGCATAGGGAAGACTACTACAAAGGAATTTACCCATGAACTTATATCATCGCGGTTAAGAGCAAAAAAGTCATATGCAAATTACAACAATCATATTGGAGTTCCTCTTTCAATAATGGAGCTTGATGAAAAAGATGAAGCTATTGTTCTTGAAATGGCAATGAGTTCTCCTGGAGAGATAAGGAAATTGATAGAAATTGCTCCTCCCGATGTTTCCGTCATTACAAATGTGAATCCAGTGCACTTAGAATTTTTTCCTTCAATCGAACAGATTGCTTTAGCTAAAAAGGAAATTCTTGAAGGAACCAAAATCAACGGCAAAGCAGTTTTGAATGGAGATGATATTCTTGTAAAAAAAATATCCAATGATTTCAGAGGAGAAAGGATATTTTTTGGAGAAGGCGAAAAAAACGATATCTGTATAGAAAATATAAGATCTTGGATGCCATACAGTTATTCTTTTTCCATAAGATATGGCTCGAGAGGAGAATATCCCTTGAACCTGAATAATTTCAGTTATTCAATGGTATTGAATTTAGCCGCTGCTCTCGGAGTGAGTTACATTCTTGGAATAGAATTTCCTTCATTGAAAAAAAAGATCGAAAGATTAAGACCATTTGAGATGAGGGGTAATATAATCGAACTGGAGAATGGTATTCTTTTAATAGATGAAAGTTATAATTCAAACCCGAAAGCTCTGGAGATGGCCCTTAATGAGTTCTCAAAGATGAAAAATAAAAAAAAGATTGCAGTTCTGGGAGATATGCTTGAACTCGGTAAAGATTCTGAAAAATATCACCGAGAAATAGGTAAACTGATAAGTAATCTCCATATCTCCATGCTTATCACAGTAGGAGAAACATCGATGCTTATTTCAGAAGAAGCTGTTAAGAATGGATTAACCCCTAATAGAACAGTTCATTTTTTAAATTCAGATGAAGCCAGTAATGAAATTGAAAAATTTTTGGAATCCGATTCGTTCATTCTCATAAAGGGTTCGCGAGCAATTGGAATGGATAAAATAGTAGAAAGACTGGTTAAGAAGTTTGGAAAGACAGAGTCTGAGGAATTCTGA
- the mraY gene encoding phospho-N-acetylmuramoyl-pentapeptide-transferase, with product MLYFLLVPLYKYFFFFNVFRYITVRTAIASLSALVMTLILVPWLINKLKKFHVGQQIREEGPPTHISKKDTPTMGGTIIIFSTIIQTLLWANLKNPYIWISLFSLVSFGMIGFWDDFMKIKRRNSKGISKRTKLILEIFMAFIIGLVLLILAKYGLFNLHLSFPFFKKWAPYLGWVYLPFIILIIAGSSNAVNLTDGLDGLATGTTLIAASAITALSYVSGHAVFATYLNIPKVPLGGELTIMVGSMVGASLGFLWYNCFPAKIFMGDVGALSMGALLGTVAILIKQELLLLFVGGLFIVEALSVIFQVLYFKISGGKRVFRMSPLHHHFEMIGWSEPQIVVRFWIVAIVFALFSLTTLKLR from the coding sequence ATGTTATATTTTTTACTAGTTCCCCTCTATAAATATTTCTTTTTCTTTAACGTATTCAGGTATATCACAGTAAGGACTGCAATAGCTTCCCTTTCAGCACTTGTAATGACGTTAATTCTTGTTCCATGGCTGATAAATAAATTAAAAAAGTTCCACGTAGGACAGCAAATTCGAGAAGAAGGTCCACCCACTCATATCTCAAAAAAAGATACTCCCACGATGGGAGGGACTATAATCATTTTTTCCACAATTATTCAGACCTTGTTGTGGGCAAATCTGAAAAATCCTTACATCTGGATATCTCTTTTCTCCCTTGTTTCTTTTGGAATGATAGGGTTCTGGGATGATTTTATGAAAATTAAAAGGAGGAATTCAAAAGGAATTTCAAAAAGAACAAAGTTAATTTTAGAAATTTTCATGGCATTTATTATTGGCCTGGTGCTTTTAATCTTAGCAAAATATGGTCTTTTTAACCTTCATTTGAGTTTTCCATTTTTTAAAAAATGGGCTCCTTATTTAGGATGGGTTTATCTCCCTTTTATTATTTTAATAATCGCTGGTTCGTCAAATGCAGTAAACCTGACCGATGGTCTTGATGGACTGGCTACAGGAACAACATTAATTGCTGCAAGTGCCATCACTGCTCTTTCTTATGTCTCAGGCCATGCAGTTTTCGCCACATATCTAAATATTCCAAAAGTTCCCCTGGGAGGAGAATTAACAATAATGGTTGGCTCTATGGTTGGAGCTTCTCTCGGGTTTCTCTGGTATAATTGTTTTCCAGCAAAGATTTTTATGGGAGACGTTGGTGCTCTTTCAATGGGTGCTTTACTTGGGACGGTAGCAATATTGATTAAACAAGAATTGCTCCTTTTGTTCGTCGGAGGATTGTTTATAGTAGAGGCACTTTCTGTAATTTTTCAGGTTCTATATTTCAAAATTTCTGGAGGAAAGAGAGTTTTCAGGATGTCACCTCTCCATCATCATTTTGAAATGATTGGCTGGTCTGAACCTCAAATTGTAGTAAGGTTCTGGATTGTAGCCATCGTTTTTGCATTGTTCAGTTTAACAACTCTAAAGTTAAGATGA
- the murC gene encoding UDP-N-acetylmuramate--L-alanine ligase, with product MGKIKKVHFVGIGGTGMCGIAEVLLNLGYKISGSDLKENEAIKRLKSLGADIKIGHKEENVHDADLIVFSSAISEANCEILEAKKRKITIIPRAEMLGELMRMKYSIAIAGAHGKTSTTSMIALILENAGLDPTIIIGGRLKTLGSSAKLGKGEFMIAEADESDRSFLKLFPSISVITNIDAEHLDQYKDIEDIEKTFIEFANRIPFFGSVIVCLDDFHTQNIIPELERKVITYGMSSQSDVFATKISFNKFNSDYVVCFGGKEVEEINLQVPGYHSIYNSLAAICVAMELEISLSVIKDSLRNFPGADRRFQLKGMIDDITVIDDYAHHPTEIRVTLDALKKGWGNRVIAVFQPHRYTRLQKLMDDFPRSFYQADEVIITSIYPAGENSIEGVSSQVLYEKFQKYGVKNVHLIEDMEEIPNMLKLIAKPGDIVITLGAGNINIVAEKFMEFLEKGK from the coding sequence ATAGGAAAAATTAAAAAGGTTCATTTTGTTGGAATCGGAGGAACTGGAATGTGTGGCATTGCAGAAGTACTTTTGAACTTAGGGTATAAAATCTCCGGTTCAGACCTGAAAGAGAATGAAGCGATTAAAAGGCTTAAAAGTCTTGGCGCAGATATAAAAATAGGACATAAAGAAGAAAATGTCCATGATGCAGATCTGATTGTGTTCTCCTCAGCTATTTCAGAAGCAAATTGTGAAATTCTTGAAGCCAAGAAGAGAAAAATAACGATTATTCCAAGAGCTGAGATGCTGGGCGAACTTATGAGAATGAAATACTCAATAGCCATCGCAGGTGCCCATGGGAAGACATCGACAACATCGATGATAGCTCTTATTCTCGAAAATGCCGGTCTTGACCCTACTATTATTATCGGAGGAAGGCTAAAGACCCTTGGTTCATCTGCAAAGCTGGGAAAAGGAGAGTTTATGATAGCAGAGGCTGACGAAAGCGATAGATCTTTTCTAAAATTATTTCCTTCGATTTCAGTTATAACAAATATAGATGCTGAACATTTAGATCAATATAAGGATATTGAAGATATAGAAAAAACATTTATTGAATTTGCAAATAGAATCCCATTTTTTGGCTCTGTAATTGTCTGTCTTGATGATTTTCATACTCAAAACATAATACCAGAACTTGAGAGAAAAGTTATAACTTATGGCATGAGTTCCCAATCCGATGTCTTTGCAACAAAAATATCTTTCAATAAATTCAATTCTGATTATGTCGTTTGTTTTGGAGGAAAGGAAGTCGAAGAGATAAACCTTCAGGTTCCAGGATATCACAGCATATACAATTCCCTTGCGGCGATATGCGTGGCTATGGAACTTGAAATTTCTCTTTCCGTGATAAAAGATTCGTTGAGAAATTTTCCAGGAGCAGACAGAAGATTTCAATTAAAAGGGATGATTGATGATATTACTGTGATAGATGATTATGCTCATCATCCTACTGAAATAAGAGTCACTCTTGATGCTCTGAAAAAAGGGTGGGGAAATAGAGTGATTGCAGTATTTCAGCCCCATAGATACACAAGGCTTCAGAAATTGATGGATGATTTTCCACGCTCATTTTATCAAGCCGACGAGGTAATAATTACATCTATTTATCCTGCAGGAGAAAACTCAATAGAAGGTGTAAGCTCTCAAGTTCTTTATGAAAAATTTCAGAAATACGGAGTCAAAAATGTTCATTTAATTGAAGACATGGAAGAAATTCCAAATATGCTGAAATTAATAGCAAAACCTGGAGATATAGTTATTACCCTTGGAGCAGGAAATATAAATATAGTTGCAGAAAAGTTCATGGAATTTCTCGAGAAAGGAAAATGA
- a CDS encoding FtsQ-type POTRA domain-containing protein, translating to MIIKERNFLNGNPALFRDEFYYWRKKRNISVRKKRISRIIITKLFFLLTISAMASLLVFGTHSLYTLIKGWEKLGVKEIRIYTDKEDLIPVVESAIEEMKIKNILFLQLNDLKKRIEKMNWVKEAKIRRILPSTLEVSIVEKEPFCILKKEGYLLLNNEGAVLEQMENPEIFNLPIISGIKEDNFLDSLHFKVSFSALVEISKEKDIFKKIVYIDATNPNNLCIRLKDLKTLLYAGTENYVSKIKLFYEIEKGLVTNFGELEFVDLQIIGRIYIKKKG from the coding sequence ATGATTATTAAAGAGAGAAATTTTTTAAATGGAAATCCGGCTTTATTTAGAGATGAATTTTATTATTGGAGAAAAAAGAGAAACATTTCGGTTAGAAAGAAGAGAATATCCAGAATAATTATTACAAAGTTGTTCTTTTTATTAACGATCTCAGCAATGGCATCTTTACTTGTTTTTGGCACTCATAGTCTGTACACCCTCATAAAAGGATGGGAGAAATTGGGTGTAAAGGAAATAAGAATATACACTGATAAAGAAGACCTTATCCCAGTGGTTGAGAGTGCAATTGAAGAAATGAAAATAAAAAATATTTTATTTCTACAGTTGAATGATTTGAAGAAAAGAATCGAAAAAATGAATTGGGTAAAAGAAGCAAAAATAAGAAGAATTCTTCCTTCAACATTGGAAGTCAGCATTGTTGAAAAAGAGCCATTTTGTATTCTAAAAAAAGAAGGATATCTCCTTCTGAATAATGAAGGTGCTGTTTTAGAACAAATGGAAAATCCAGAAATATTTAATCTGCCCATCATTTCTGGAATAAAGGAAGATAACTTTTTAGATTCATTACATTTTAAAGTTAGTTTTTCTGCATTGGTTGAAATTTCAAAGGAAAAAGACATATTCAAAAAAATCGTATACATTGATGCGACAAACCCGAATAATCTCTGCATAAGATTAAAAGACTTGAAAACTCTCCTGTATGCAGGAACAGAAAATTATGTTTCTAAAATTAAGCTTTTCTATGAAATTGAAAAAGGACTGGTAACAAATTTTGGCGAATTAGAATTTGTGGATTTACAGATAATAGGCCGAATTTATATTAAGAAAAAAGGATGA
- a CDS encoding UDP-N-acetylglucosamine--N-acetylmuramyl-(pentapeptide) pyrophosphoryl-undecaprenol N-acetylglucosamine transferase — MVFVIAGGKTGGHIYPSIMIAKEMLRANKNTKIHFVGEGRELERRILEKEGFYQEKIHTTPLKGMGIKSLVSTLILPVTFIESLKIIIRVKPDGVLGVGGYSSGMFVLTAALLGIPCFIHEQNFTPGFANKLLKFSVKKAFLSYPSSRIFCGKKGLITGNPVRKEFLNIIKKKRNSERFSLLIFGGSQGSSVLNNNLLNSLEFLKEYFQILYFYHQTGEREFQIVKDKYEKLGIKSEVKSYFWNIWEYFEKADLLITRAGASTISEIMGAGKASILIPFSKSASQHQVENALNMKKSGAADLLFEEELNGKKLAEKIIFYLLNPSEITRLEENSKKMFIEGAEKRMVDEILRYIKRYKIENRKN; from the coding sequence ATGGTATTCGTTATCGCTGGAGGAAAAACAGGAGGACATATCTATCCTTCAATAATGATAGCTAAAGAAATGTTAAGAGCAAATAAAAACACAAAAATACATTTTGTCGGCGAGGGAAGAGAGTTGGAAAGGAGAATTCTGGAAAAAGAGGGCTTCTACCAGGAAAAAATTCATACTACTCCGCTAAAGGGAATGGGAATTAAATCTCTTGTTTCTACATTAATTCTACCTGTTACATTTATTGAATCGTTAAAAATTATAATTCGAGTTAAGCCGGATGGAGTACTTGGAGTCGGAGGTTATTCATCAGGGATGTTTGTTTTAACAGCTGCTTTGCTTGGTATCCCGTGTTTCATCCATGAGCAGAATTTCACACCCGGCTTTGCCAATAAATTGTTGAAATTTTCTGTTAAAAAAGCATTTCTTTCTTATCCATCTTCCAGAATCTTCTGCGGGAAAAAAGGGCTGATCACAGGCAATCCAGTAAGAAAAGAATTTTTAAATATAATAAAAAAGAAGAGAAATTCAGAAAGATTTTCTCTTCTTATTTTTGGAGGGAGTCAAGGTTCATCTGTTTTGAACAATAATCTTCTTAATTCTCTGGAGTTTTTAAAAGAATATTTTCAAATACTTTATTTTTATCATCAGACAGGTGAAAGGGAATTTCAAATTGTAAAAGATAAGTATGAAAAACTTGGAATTAAATCAGAGGTAAAGTCCTACTTCTGGAATATATGGGAATATTTTGAAAAAGCAGATCTATTGATAACTAGAGCAGGAGCTTCAACAATATCTGAAATAATGGGAGCAGGGAAAGCATCGATTCTTATCCCTTTTTCCAAGTCAGCTTCCCAGCATCAGGTGGAAAATGCCTTAAACATGAAAAAATCAGGAGCTGCGGATTTACTCTTTGAGGAAGAACTGAACGGCAAAAAATTAGCTGAAAAGATAATTTTTTATCTCTTAAATCCATCAGAAATAACCAGACTGGAGGAGAATTCGAAGAAAATGTTTATCGAGGGTGCAGAGAAAAGAATGGTTGATGAAATATTAAGATATATAAAGAGATATAAAATTGAGAATAGGAAAAATTAA
- the ftsA gene encoding cell division protein FtsA: MAKKDDCIVGLDVGTKKVCAVVGKVDENNEIEIVGVGTSDSQGLYMGSVVNLQKTQSSIKEAIRNAEIMSAVDIDSAWVGISGNHIRSFNSRGVVAISGKDREISYDDINRVVEAAKALSVPPDIEIIQFLPQEFIVDNQAGIRDPLGMTGIRLEVNVHIITNLITSTTNLLKCVNEAEIEVKGLVLNSVASSDATLTEDEKELGVALLDIGAGITDCAIFDRGSLWHTFVLPVGGNHFTNDIAIGLRTPIPEAEKIKRRWGCPIAISEEDESIEIPKVGGGKPRVLSRRILCDIIQPRAEEIFKLVLSEIKKMGLEKSLNTGVVITGGCSLLEGIIEIAEEVFDLPVRRGTPIGVKGLYESVNLPEFATSVGLILYGNSITKRKEIIKAGIFEKFKEFIGIKKNKNK, translated from the coding sequence TTGGCTAAGAAAGATGATTGCATAGTAGGACTTGATGTGGGTACAAAAAAGGTTTGTGCTGTTGTTGGCAAAGTGGATGAGAATAATGAAATTGAAATAGTAGGGGTAGGAACCTCAGATTCTCAGGGTCTTTACATGGGTTCAGTGGTAAATTTGCAAAAGACCCAGTCATCAATAAAAGAGGCAATAAGAAACGCTGAAATTATGTCAGCGGTTGATATAGATTCGGCATGGGTTGGAATTTCAGGTAATCATATTAGAAGTTTTAACAGCAGGGGAGTTGTAGCAATTTCTGGAAAGGATAGAGAAATTTCATATGATGATATCAATAGAGTTGTAGAGGCAGCAAAAGCCCTTTCCGTCCCTCCTGATATTGAGATAATTCAATTTCTTCCTCAGGAATTTATCGTGGATAACCAGGCAGGCATCAGAGATCCATTAGGAATGACTGGAATAAGGCTGGAAGTTAATGTTCATATAATCACAAATTTAATAACTTCCACCACTAACCTTCTGAAATGTGTTAATGAGGCAGAAATTGAAGTAAAAGGACTGGTATTGAATTCAGTCGCTTCCTCAGATGCTACTTTGACTGAGGATGAAAAAGAATTGGGAGTGGCCCTTTTGGATATTGGAGCAGGAATTACTGATTGCGCTATATTTGATAGAGGGTCCCTTTGGCATACATTTGTTCTTCCGGTAGGAGGAAATCATTTTACGAATGATATTGCAATTGGTTTGAGGACTCCAATTCCTGAGGCTGAAAAGATAAAGAGAAGATGGGGATGTCCTATCGCAATCTCAGAGGAAGACGAGAGTATAGAAATTCCAAAAGTCGGTGGAGGTAAACCAAGAGTTCTTTCAAGAAGGATTTTATGCGATATTATTCAACCCAGGGCTGAGGAGATTTTTAAACTTGTTCTTTCTGAGATAAAAAAAATGGGGTTAGAAAAATCTTTAAATACAGGAGTTGTTATAACTGGAGGTTGTTCATTACTGGAAGGAATCATAGAAATTGCTGAAGAAGTCTTTGATCTTCCGGTAAGAAGAGGAACTCCGATAGGAGTTAAAGGGTTGTATGAATCTGTTAATTTACCTGAATTTGCAACTTCAGTAGGACTGATTCTATATGGAAATTCTATCACAAAAAGAAAAGAGATTATAAAAGCTGGAATTTTTGAGAAATTTAAGGAATTTATTGGAATAAAAAAAAATAAAAATAAATGA